A genomic segment from Juglans regia cultivar Chandler chromosome 14, Walnut 2.0, whole genome shotgun sequence encodes:
- the LOC108990313 gene encoding uncharacterized protein LOC108990313, which translates to MVFENQFKSPTTILELAKADLSLFRKVHCKTPGTNERNQIVTEVMKWKPPTWPLLKANFDAAFDKKEERMGMGVVIRDNNGDLQATLVAPRDNIVSAFMAESVALLRAMELCQELGFNMVEFEGDAKAVVDAVKSSAEDNSWLGQATEDLKQVFSLFPLWQLSYVFRCCNKAAHEAAKVAIRSRSERVLLEKGLPECMAVVMSDKPCTTV; encoded by the coding sequence ATGGTTTTTGAAAATCAGTTTAAAAGCCCCACCACGATCCTAGAACTAGCAAAGGCTGACTTGAGTCTCTTTAGAAAGGTGCATTGTAAGACCCCAGGTACTAATGAGAGAAACCAGATAGTGACCGAGGTTATGAAATGGAAACCACCAACATGGCCTCTTCTGAAAGCTAACTTTGATGCAGCTTTTGATAAGAAGGAGGAAAGGATGGGCATGGGAGTTGTTATCAGAGACAACAATGGTGACCTACAGGCTACTTTGGTGGCCCCAAGGGATAATATAGTCTCAGCTTTCATGGCTGAAAGTGTTGCTCTCTTGAGAGCAATGGAACTTTGTCAAGAGCTGGGATTCAATATGGTAGAATTCGAAGGGGATGCAAAAGCTGTAGTAGATGCTGTCAAGTCAAGTGCAGAAGATAACTCTTGGTTGGGGCAAGCTACTGAGGATTTAAAACAGGTTTTTAGTTTGTTTCCGTTATGGCAACTGTCTTATGTATTTAGGTGTTGTAATAAGGCAGCTCATGAAGCTGCAAAAGTAGCTATAAGATCTAGGAGTGAAAGAGTGTTGTTAGAAAAGGGCCTTCCCGAGTGTATGGCTGTTGTAATGTCAGATAAACCTTGTACTACTGTTTAA
- the LOC108990316 gene encoding uncharacterized protein At4g02000-like, producing MEAVESTMARIWRISKRATFKEVEVKVFVITFVTQADKHWILEGKLWLFENALFLLIHYDGVLQPGKFPMDHESFWLQIHSLPLGCMTEECGQQIGSSVGKVLEVDVGEDGIGWGKALRVRVEVPLTKAIARGSFLNVQGQKVWVTFKYEKLPKICFSCGWILHGETGCLSGKGDQSETDENSRQFGPWLRAERNIRRRYSSYTFEWRGSKEGGTRASGSRQKGEEAEGSTGSLAQGGTPSKADQG from the coding sequence ATGGAAGCTGTAGAAAGCACAATGGCAAGGATATGGAGAATAAGCAAACGAGCTACTTTCAAAGAAGTAGAGGTAAAGGTTTTCGTGATTACTTTTGTGACTCAAGCAGATAAACATTGGATTCTCGAAGGAAAACTGTGGTTGTTCGAAAACGCCTTGTTTTTACTGATTCATTATGATGGGGTCCTTCAACCAGGTAAGTTTCCTATGGACCACGAATCCTTTTGGTTGCAAATCCACAGCTTGCCATTAGGGTGTATGACGGAAGAGTGTGGGCAACAGATTGGTAGCTCAGTTGGGAAGGTTTTAGAGGTGGATGTTGGAGAAGACGGCATAGGATGGGGAAAGGCTCTTCGAGTAAGGGTGGAAGTACCACTGACTAAAGCCATAGCGAGGGGCAGTTTCCTCAATGTTCAGGGCCAAAAGGTGTGGGTCACTTTCAAGTATGAAAAGTTGCCAAAAATATGCTTTAGTTGTGGGTGGATATTACATGGTGAGACGGGATGTTTATCGGGGAAGGGAGATCAAAGCGAGACAGATGAAAATAGCAGACAGTTCGGGCCATGGTTGAGAGCTGAAAGAAACATTAGAAGAAGGTACTCATCCTATACTTTTGAATGGAGAGGAAGCAAGGAGGGAGGCACAAGAGCTTCGGGGAGCAGGCAGAAGGGAGAAGAAGCAGAGGGGTCCACTGGGAGCTTAGCTCAGGGAGGGACACCGAGTAAAGCTGATCAGGGGTAG
- the LOC108990315 gene encoding uncharacterized protein LOC108990315, giving the protein MEMFREVLEKGNLTDLGWKGEKFTWCNRHEDESFIKERLDRVVANPEWRAIYNDFRVETLPAVCSDHRPLVLECLQWIRWRRTNFQFKYEANWLKEEGSLARERTNAIKEKTFLLSKLQENEGLESMKLQKRTQEELGFLLEQEDLKWKQRAKEKWLEGGDRNTKFYHASVNQRRKKNLIKKVVDSEGQVLTDKRDIALGFWEHFSKVYESSQPSTRCIEQCLQGVEEKITPKMRGDLEKSFTTVEVAAALKQMAPLKSPGPDGFGVGFFQDH; this is encoded by the exons ATGGAGATGTTTAGGGAAGTGCTGGAAAAAGGGAATTTGACCGACCTGGGGTGGAAAGGGGAGAAGTTCACATGGTGCAACCGACATGAAGACGAATcttttattaaagaaaggttggatAGAGTTGTGGCAAACCCCGAATGGAGAGCTATTTACAACGATTTCAGAGTGGAAACTTTGCCTGCTGTCTGTTCAGACCATAGGCCTCTTGTGTTGGAATGCTTGCAATGGATCAGATGGAGGAGGACTAATTTCCAATTTAAGTATGAGGCTAACTGGCTTAAAGAGGAGGG GTCTTTAGCAAGGGAGAGAACTAATGCTATTAAAGAAAAGACCTTTCTACTAAGCAAGCTTCAGGAAAATGAGGGCTTGGAGAGCATGAAGCTTCAAAAAAGAACTCAGGAGGAGCTCGGTTTTCTGCTAGAACAAGAGGACCTTAAATGGAAgcaaagagcaaaagaaaagtGGCTGGAAGGAGGGGATAGGAACACCAAATTTTACCATGCTAGTGTgaaccaaagaaggaaaaagaatctCATAAAAAAGGTAGTGGACAGTGAAGGCCAGGTTTTAACTGATAAGAGGGATATTGCACTGGGCTTCTGGGAGCATTTCTCGAAAGTTTATGAGTCTTCTCAGCCTTCTACAAGGTGTATCGAACAATGCTTGCAGGGAGTGGAGGAAAAAATAACACCAAAGATGAGAGGAGATCTAGAGAAGAGTTTTACCACCGTGGAAGTGGCAGCAGCACTCAAGCAAATGGCACCCCTCAAGTCCCCAGGGCCAGATGGCTTTGGTGTGGGTTTCTTTCAAGATCACTAG